The DNA sequence TATACATCAATTTTCTTCTTAATAAGGAGATATCTGTCATTGTCATTAAACTTTTTTTTAATTTAAAGACTAAACTAAATACTTGTCAAGCGAGGCACATTTTAATATACTTAGCCTTTGATTAAGATTTTAAATATAGGTGGAATTAATTTCTCATCAACTTAGCGATGGAATATATTATTTTCTATCATTTTCTTTTATAATTTCTGTCATAGTATTCGTGCATGAATATGGTCATTATATTGTCGCTAAAGCATGCAAGGTTAAAGTTGAATCTTTTTCTATAGGCTTTGGTCCTGAAATTTTTGGTTTTAACGATAAGTCTGGAACTAGATGGAAATTAAGTGCCTTTCCATTGGGTGGCTACGTTAAAATGTTAGGGGATACTAATGCAGCAAGCGTTCCTGTTGATCAACAAAAATTAACTGAAGAAGAAAAATTATACTCATTCCATACAAAACCTCGATATCAAAAAGCAGCAATAGTTTTTGCAGGGCCTTTTGCAAACATGATATTTACCGTTATAGCTTTCACAGTATTTTTCAGCGTGGCAGGCTATTATCGTACTCCACCAGTAATTGGTAATGTAATTGAAGAAAGTGCAGCAAAGCAAGCTGGCCTACTGCCAGGTGACACTATTACACAGATTAATGAGTATAAAATAAAATACTTTGAAGATATTTCACGAGTGATAATGTCAAACCCTGAAACAAGAATGGAAATTAAGTATAGCAGAAATAGCCAAGAGCACAGAACTACCCTAACTCCGTTTACAGTTGAGGATAGAGATGTTTTTGGCAACATAATAGAAAGAAAAACTATAGGAATTACCTCAATTAATATAATGGGGTTAAAACAGTCATCTTTTCTTGGAGCTGCTAGCCTATCAGTGAGTGAAACCTACCACACTATGTGTTTAACAATCAAAGCTCTTTTTCAAATTGTTGTGGGTAAAAGGAATGTAAATGAAATAGGCGGGCCAATAAAAATCGCAAAATATTCAGGACAATCAGCTAAAAAGGGATTTATTATGGTTCTATATTTTATGGCAATTATTTCAGCTAATTTAGCTGCAATTAACTTGCTGCCAATACCACTGCTAGATGGTGGGCATTTATTTCATTATATCATAGAAGCAGTTATACGTAGAGATTTGAGTTTGAAATATCAAAAATATGCAGCCACTTTTGGTGCTACCATATTGTTTTTGTTGATGGCAGTTGCAATCACAAATGATATTAGGCATTTTTTTTAAGATACGTATGAGAAAGTTATTCCACATACTAATAATAATTTTTATCTCTTTTCCTATTCTACTTGCTGCTCTAGAAAATAAGGAAAAAGTACAGATAAAAGATATTAAGTATATTGGAAATGAGCGAGTAAGTGATCAAACAATAAGGTTTTATACAAAATTAGAACCAGGTAGTTATATAAATGATGATGATATAGATTCAGTTATAAAAGGTTTATATAAAACAAAGTTATTTGCTAGTGTTAACGCCTATATGGATGATGAAGCAAACTTAGTAGTAAAAATTCAGGAGAATCCACTAATTAACAAAGTAATATTGAAGGGCAATAAGTTATTTAACAGTAAAGAGTTGCTAAATAACGTTATCCAGTTGAAATCACTAACTATTTTTACTGAAACAAAATTACAAAACGATTTAATAAATCTAGTTACTCTTTATAGGAATAGCGGTAAAATTGGTGTTAAAATTGCATATGAGATAGATAAGCTTGGTAGCAATAGGATCAATCTGATTTTTAAGGTAAAAGAAGGCAGAACCTCTAAAATTAAGGGTTTAAGATTCATAGGTAACAAAAATTTTTCAGCAAATGAGCTAGAGCAAGTTATCAAAAGACATAGCAATGATATATTTAGTAAGTTATTTAGAGCAATTTTTAAAAGCGGAACTCATTATTCACCTCAATATCTACTGATTAACACAGAACTGCTTGATCGCTTCTACTCATCTAAAGGATATATTCAAAATAATATCCAACCAATTGTTGAGATTGATAATAACAACCAAATAGAGTTAACTTTTTTGATTGATGAAAAGCAGCAATATTTATTTGGAAATAATGAAGTTGATATTGAAGCTGAGATTCAGGATTTAAGTTTAAGGAAAGAAATATTAGAATTTATCACAGAAGAAAATAATCAGATATTTAATAGAGTTAAAATTAACAATACAGTAGAAAAAATAAGTAAACATTTAAATGAAAAAGGGTATATATTTGCAAGAGTTAATCCAGAATTTACACAACGTAACAATATTATGGATGTAACTTACAAAGTGCTACCGGGTAAAAAGATTTATATAAACCAAATTACTATTGATGGTAATGATCGCACTTTAGATAAAGTAATTAGAAGAAAGCTCAGTATAGCAGAAGGCGACGCATATAACACATCTGAGATTCAAAAATCACGTAAAAAACTAATGAGTAGTGATTTTTTTGAAACAGTGAAAATAAATAGTTACGCAGTTAATAATGATGCAGTAAATCTTGACTTAAATGTTAAAGAAAAAAACACTACTTCGTCGTATTTGGGAGGAGGTGTGTCTCTTCCTGGTGGAGCATTTATTAAAACTGAGCTCAAAGACCGGAATTTATTTGGTACTGGAAAAGAGCTCTTTTTTGCTCTCGAAAAAAGTCAACACGTACTTTCTACTGATTTTGAGATTATTGAAAATAACTTTAATGACTCTGACACATCACTAGGTATAGGTTTATTTTATGAAAAACAAGATAAGCCAAACACTACTTTTGGTAGCCACAATATGGGGTTTTTAACAAGATTATCATACAAGATTACAGAAAATTTAACTAATTCCATTTGTTATTCCTATAAATATAACCATATATACATTGATAAAGGCAAGG is a window from the Wolbachia endosymbiont of Armadillidium arcangelii genome containing:
- the rseP gene encoding RIP metalloprotease RseP, whose translation is MELISHQLSDGIYYFLSFSFIISVIVFVHEYGHYIVAKACKVKVESFSIGFGPEIFGFNDKSGTRWKLSAFPLGGYVKMLGDTNAASVPVDQQKLTEEEKLYSFHTKPRYQKAAIVFAGPFANMIFTVIAFTVFFSVAGYYRTPPVIGNVIEESAAKQAGLLPGDTITQINEYKIKYFEDISRVIMSNPETRMEIKYSRNSQEHRTTLTPFTVEDRDVFGNIIERKTIGITSINIMGLKQSSFLGAASLSVSETYHTMCLTIKALFQIVVGKRNVNEIGGPIKIAKYSGQSAKKGFIMVLYFMAIISANLAAINLLPIPLLDGGHLFHYIIEAVIRRDLSLKYQKYAATFGATILFLLMAVAITNDIRHFF
- the bamA gene encoding outer membrane protein assembly factor BamA is translated as MRKLFHILIIIFISFPILLAALENKEKVQIKDIKYIGNERVSDQTIRFYTKLEPGSYINDDDIDSVIKGLYKTKLFASVNAYMDDEANLVVKIQENPLINKVILKGNKLFNSKELLNNVIQLKSLTIFTETKLQNDLINLVTLYRNSGKIGVKIAYEIDKLGSNRINLIFKVKEGRTSKIKGLRFIGNKNFSANELEQVIKRHSNDIFSKLFRAIFKSGTHYSPQYLLINTELLDRFYSSKGYIQNNIQPIVEIDNNNQIELTFLIDEKQQYLFGNNEVDIEAEIQDLSLRKEILEFITEENNQIFNRVKINNTVEKISKHLNEKGYIFARVNPEFTQRNNIMDVTYKVLPGKKIYINQITIDGNDRTLDKVIRRKLSIAEGDAYNTSEIQKSRKKLMSSDFFETVKINSYAVNNDAVNLDLNVKEKNTTSSYLGGGVSLPGGAFIKTELKDRNLFGTGKELFFALEKSQHVLSTDFEIIENNFNDSDTSLGIGLFYEKQDKPNTTFGSHNMGFLTRLSYKITENLTNSICYSYKYNHIYIDKGKENSDAFFTAADHERIGKENIINPISSPSDLKDTSNPYINSSNNNTNTDQDKKNSDSISSIVLNQAGKYKISSVGYTLAYNKLDNLYAPREGYLLRLSQDISGLGGTVNFLKSEFLSFYTHPILSKIDDDITLRFKMAAGHIFSYTDKPLNIGQNFFKGGNEIRGFDLSGIGPRAEDKNKSSLGGKTYFNLTQQVDFPLPKLYDYVGIKGSLFVDYATLFGLDKGEKYSGQYYDSKLIRVSPGFGFSMPSPFGRLRLDFGFPLVKEAYDIILSPNVKISIEAGI